A region from the Candidatus Thiothrix putei genome encodes:
- a CDS encoding acyltransferase, whose translation MIYRREIDGLRALAVLPVILFHAGFSTFSGGFVGVDVFFVISGFLITSIIAEELAVGKFTLAGFYERRARRILPALFFVLFACLPFAWWLLLPAELVDFGKSVMAVAVFASNVLFWLQTDYFAATAEQIPLLHTWSLAVEEQYYLVFPLIMVLAWGLGKRWLVAVLALVALLSLAWSEWLWRSAVEANFYLIPSRAWELMVGALAAFYLQIKALVTNGIMAQIASVSGLVLLGYAVFFFDEGMPFPSVYALVPTLGAVLLIVFATPATWVGQLLATRPLVWVGLISYSAYLWHQPVFVFARLQALEEPSVGLMAGLCVITLGLAWFSWRFVEQPFRDRHRFTRTQIFSGAVIGSALFIALGAGLVWTEGLASRFAD comes from the coding sequence GTGATTTACAGACGCGAAATTGACGGGCTGCGTGCTTTGGCGGTACTGCCCGTTATCCTGTTCCATGCCGGATTTTCTACCTTTAGTGGTGGTTTTGTCGGAGTTGATGTCTTTTTTGTCATCAGTGGTTTTTTGATTACCTCGATTATTGCGGAAGAACTGGCAGTGGGAAAATTCACGCTTGCCGGTTTTTATGAACGTCGTGCGCGGCGTATTTTGCCTGCTCTGTTTTTTGTGTTATTCGCCTGTTTGCCGTTTGCTTGGTGGCTGTTGTTGCCTGCTGAATTGGTGGATTTTGGTAAGAGTGTGATGGCGGTGGCAGTGTTTGCTTCCAATGTATTATTTTGGTTGCAAACCGATTATTTTGCGGCGACAGCGGAACAAATACCGTTGCTGCATACGTGGAGCCTCGCCGTCGAAGAGCAGTATTACCTCGTGTTTCCGCTAATCATGGTACTGGCATGGGGCTTGGGGAAACGTTGGCTGGTGGCGGTGTTGGCTTTGGTGGCGCTATTGAGTTTAGCTTGGTCGGAATGGTTATGGCGTAGCGCGGTGGAAGCCAATTTCTACCTGATTCCCAGCCGTGCGTGGGAATTGATGGTGGGGGCTTTGGCGGCGTTTTACCTTCAGATCAAGGCGTTGGTAACAAACGGTATCATGGCGCAAATAGCCAGTGTATCCGGGCTTGTGCTACTGGGTTACGCGGTATTTTTCTTTGATGAGGGGATGCCGTTTCCGAGTGTGTATGCGCTGGTGCCGACCTTAGGGGCGGTGTTGCTGATCGTGTTTGCAACGCCTGCAACGTGGGTCGGTCAGTTGTTGGCGACCCGCCCCTTGGTGTGGGTTGGGCTGATTTCCTATAGTGCATATTTATGGCATCAGCCGGTGTTCGTGTTTGCGCGTTTACAAGCACTGGAAGAACCCAGTGTCGGCTTAATGGCAGGTTTGTGCGTTATCACGTTGGGATTGGCGTGGTTTAGTTGGCGTTTTGTGGAACAGCCATTCCGTGATCGGCATCGTTTTACCCGTACTCAGATTTTTAGCGGGGCTGTCATCGGTAGTGCGCTATTCATAGCGCTTGGCGCTGGCTTAGTGTGGACAGAAGGTTTGGCCAGCCGTTTTGCAGATTAA
- a CDS encoding TIGR00153 family protein gives MPKNHIAGLFGKSPIRPLQEHMYCVYKGIKHLNMLVEGMNSDDEQQITAAHQAIVESEHLADDMKKDLRHNLPRGFFMPVDRRDLLDVLWMQDQIINQAKDIAGMVVGRKMRLPENMQELFLQYTQRCVASVKQALEVINELDELVETGFRGLEVERVEEMLKELSRIERQTDECQVELRKILFTLEDSLRPTDVMFTYRLIEWMGRVADDAQRVGSRLQLMLAR, from the coding sequence ATGCCTAAAAACCATATCGCAGGCTTGTTTGGCAAATCGCCGATACGCCCACTCCAGGAACACATGTATTGTGTTTACAAGGGGATCAAGCACCTAAACATGTTGGTCGAGGGAATGAATAGCGACGATGAGCAGCAAATTACCGCTGCGCATCAAGCTATCGTGGAAAGCGAACACCTCGCCGACGACATGAAAAAAGATTTACGCCATAACTTGCCTCGCGGCTTTTTCATGCCGGTAGACCGTCGTGATTTGCTGGACGTGTTGTGGATGCAAGACCAAATCATCAACCAAGCCAAAGACATTGCAGGCATGGTGGTAGGACGCAAAATGCGTCTGCCGGAAAACATGCAGGAGCTGTTTTTGCAATACACCCAGCGTTGTGTTGCTTCGGTCAAACAGGCGCTGGAAGTCATTAATGAGCTGGATGAATTAGTGGAAACCGGCTTTAGAGGCTTGGAAGTCGAACGTGTTGAGGAAATGCTCAAAGAACTCAGCCGGATTGAGCGCCAAACCGATGAATGCCAAGTGGAACTGCGCAAAATCCTGTTTACCTTGGAGGACAGCTTGCGCCCCACCGATGTGATGTTTACCTACCGCTTGATTGAGTGGATGGGGCGTGTCGCTGATGATGCCCAGCGTGTGGGCAGCCGTTTACAACTGATGCTGGCACGTTAA
- the purH gene encoding bifunctional phosphoribosylaminoimidazolecarboxamide formyltransferase/IMP cyclohydrolase: MTTASNLPVTRALLSVSDKSGVLEFARFLHSQGVHLLSTGGTAKLLADNGVPVTEVSDHTGFPEMMDGRVKTLHPKIHGGILGRRGVDDAIMTEHNIGRIDLIVVNLYPFEATVSKLGCTFEDAVENIDIGGPTMVRASAKNHAHVTIVTEPGDYARIQAEMEASAGCISPATRFDLAIKAFEHTARYDGMIANYFGARVGEASHAQPATFPRTFSLQVAKKQDCRYGENSHQAGAFYAEYNAPAGSIATTTQIQGKELSYNNIADTDAALECVKQFDGAPACVIVKHANPCGVAVGANLLEAYNRAYSTDPESAFGGIIAFNQPLDGETAKVIVERQFVEVIIAPGVSPEAVAVVAAKKNVRLLTVDQWGSEVAARLDFKRVNGGLLVQTADLALLDELKVVSTRQPTEAELLDLQFAWKVAKFVKSNAIVYAKGNMTIGVGAGQMSRINSARIAGIKAEHAGLVVPGSVMASDAFFPFRDGIDSAAAAGIKAVIQPGGSMRDEEVIAAANEHGMAMVFTGMRHFRH, translated from the coding sequence ATGACAACCGCTTCCAATCTGCCCGTCACCCGCGCCCTGCTAAGCGTTTCTGACAAATCGGGCGTGCTCGAATTTGCTCGTTTCTTACACAGTCAAGGCGTACACCTGTTGTCCACAGGGGGCACTGCTAAATTGCTGGCAGACAATGGCGTACCCGTCACCGAAGTTTCTGACCACACGGGTTTCCCTGAAATGATGGACGGGCGTGTTAAAACCCTGCATCCCAAAATCCACGGGGGTATTTTAGGGCGTCGCGGTGTCGATGATGCCATCATGACCGAACACAATATCGGGCGCATCGACCTGATCGTGGTTAATCTCTACCCGTTTGAAGCGACTGTTTCCAAACTGGGCTGTACCTTTGAAGATGCGGTCGAAAACATCGACATCGGTGGCCCTACCATGGTACGTGCCAGTGCCAAAAACCACGCACACGTCACCATCGTGACCGAACCCGGCGATTACGCCCGCATTCAGGCGGAAATGGAAGCCAGTGCAGGCTGCATCAGCCCCGCAACCCGTTTCGACCTTGCGATTAAAGCCTTTGAACACACGGCACGTTACGATGGCATGATTGCCAACTACTTCGGTGCGCGGGTCGGTGAAGCCAGCCACGCACAACCCGCCACCTTCCCGCGCACTTTCAGCCTGCAAGTCGCCAAAAAACAAGATTGCCGTTACGGTGAAAACAGCCATCAAGCAGGTGCATTCTATGCCGAATACAACGCTCCGGCTGGCAGCATTGCCACGACCACTCAGATTCAAGGCAAAGAACTGTCTTACAACAATATTGCTGACACCGATGCAGCATTGGAATGCGTCAAGCAATTTGACGGTGCACCGGCTTGCGTCATCGTCAAACACGCGAATCCTTGTGGGGTTGCGGTCGGTGCGAACCTGCTGGAAGCGTACAACCGCGCTTATAGCACTGACCCTGAATCTGCTTTTGGTGGCATTATCGCCTTCAACCAACCACTGGATGGTGAAACAGCCAAGGTGATCGTCGAGCGTCAGTTTGTCGAAGTCATTATCGCACCGGGGGTTTCCCCTGAAGCGGTTGCCGTGGTTGCTGCCAAGAAAAACGTGCGCTTGTTGACCGTCGATCAGTGGGGTTCTGAAGTTGCTGCTCGCTTGGACTTCAAACGTGTCAACGGTGGCTTGCTGGTGCAAACGGCTGACCTTGCATTACTTGATGAGCTGAAAGTCGTGTCGACGCGCCAACCGACCGAAGCGGAATTACTGGATCTGCAATTTGCTTGGAAGGTTGCCAAATTCGTTAAATCCAACGCGATTGTGTACGCGAAAGGCAATATGACGATCGGCGTGGGTGCGGGTCAGATGAGCCGCATCAATTCCGCACGGATTGCAGGCATTAAAGCGGAACATGCCGGGCTGGTTGTACCGGGTTCGGTCATGGCATCGGATGCGTTCTTCCCATTCCGCGATGGTATCGACAGCGCAGCAGCGGCGGGCATCAAAGCGGTCATTCAACCGGGCGGTTCAATGCGTGATGAAGAGGTGATTGCGGCAGCGAATGAGCATGGCATGGCGATGGTCTTTACTGGGATGCGCCACTTTAGGCACTAA
- a CDS encoding SGNH hydrolase domain-containing protein, whose translation MALPVAADSREALLQAADTNVSGEYTRQRFLAVQKTPFDLSDSRKKALIIGDSHAQDFFNGVLENGYLSKYQLRTRYIPTRCQLFWGDEGAAFIQPKDVALCAESDSLAQAAAQIAEADVIILVARWQEWAAKLLPATLQNLKLRPDQQLVVVGAKDFGKVSVRNYLKLSDTELRELRNKVDPKPLAANQLLRASLGDAVFIDQQRLICGEGETCRLFTDELELMSYDGGHLTPAGAKYVGKVLFSSSLLQGLQ comes from the coding sequence ATGGCATTGCCAGTGGCTGCTGACAGTCGCGAAGCTTTGCTGCAAGCGGCTGACACCAACGTCAGCGGTGAATATACCCGCCAGCGTTTTCTAGCGGTGCAAAAAACACCCTTTGATCTGAGCGATTCCCGTAAAAAAGCGCTGATTATCGGAGATAGCCATGCACAGGACTTTTTCAATGGGGTGCTGGAAAATGGTTATTTGTCGAAGTATCAGCTTCGTACTCGCTACATTCCGACCCGTTGCCAACTGTTTTGGGGGGATGAGGGCGCTGCATTCATCCAGCCGAAAGACGTGGCTTTGTGCGCTGAATCCGATAGTCTTGCACAAGCCGCTGCCCAAATTGCTGAGGCTGATGTAATAATTTTAGTGGCGCGTTGGCAAGAGTGGGCGGCAAAACTGTTGCCTGCCACGCTTCAGAACCTGAAGCTGCGCCCTGATCAGCAATTGGTGGTCGTGGGTGCAAAAGATTTTGGTAAAGTGTCGGTGAGAAATTATTTGAAGTTATCTGATACGGAATTACGTGAGTTGCGTAATAAGGTTGATCCTAAGCCTCTGGCAGCGAATCAGTTATTACGTGCGAGTTTGGGGGATGCGGTGTTTATTGATCAACAACGTTTGATTTGCGGAGAAGGGGAAACGTGCCGCTTGTTCACCGATGAGTTGGAGCTGATGTCGTATGATGGCGGGCATTTGACTCCCGCCGGAGCCAAATACGTCGGTAAAGTGTTGTTTAGCAGTTCACTGCTCCAAGGGCTTCAATAA
- a CDS encoding DUF3365 domain-containing protein, whose amino-acid sequence MNKYVVMVSLAALLTACGEKVEQAAAPAEAPKAAVQAQQAAPTAEAAAPAVDKAALAEEAKAAVQALGGTLKGELEAAMKAGGPVDAMGICHTKAPEIAKAVSAEKGMEVSRVSLKNRNPVMGQANEWQTAVLNDFETKKAAGEDPATLAYAEVVDNEFRFMKAIPTAAVCLKCHGTELSPAVSAKLTELYPNDKATGYQEGDLRGAFVVVKNLTQ is encoded by the coding sequence ATGAATAAGTATGTAGTCATGGTAAGTTTGGCGGCTTTATTGACAGCCTGTGGAGAAAAAGTTGAGCAAGCGGCTGCGCCAGCAGAAGCACCAAAAGCCGCAGTACAAGCCCAACAAGCAGCTCCTACTGCTGAAGCAGCAGCACCTGCGGTTGATAAAGCAGCATTGGCAGAAGAAGCCAAAGCAGCCGTGCAAGCACTCGGTGGCACACTCAAGGGCGAACTCGAAGCTGCTATGAAAGCGGGTGGCCCGGTTGACGCAATGGGTATTTGCCACACCAAAGCACCTGAAATTGCTAAAGCGGTTTCTGCTGAAAAAGGCATGGAAGTTAGCCGCGTCAGCCTGAAAAACCGTAACCCAGTGATGGGGCAGGCAAATGAATGGCAAACCGCCGTATTGAACGACTTTGAAACCAAAAAAGCAGCGGGTGAAGACCCGGCAACGCTTGCTTACGCGGAAGTGGTGGATAACGAATTCCGTTTCATGAAAGCGATTCCAACCGCCGCCGTGTGTTTAAAATGCCATGGTACTGAACTTAGCCCAGCGGTCAGTGCCAAGCTGACTGAATTGTACCCTAACGATAAAGCGACCGGTTACCAAGAAGGCGACTTGCGTGGGGCATTCGTTGTTGTGAAAAATCTCACTCAGTAA
- a CDS encoding phosphoribulokinase encodes MSAKHPIVAITGAMESGSVSVIQALERIFYRERVKAVYIDGSAFRRYDRVAMREEVCKAKEAGRVLGHFGPEGNHLEKLESLFFEYAAVGKGSYRHYLHTPGQAAKYGQDVGTFTPWEPMDPDSDLLLYRGLHGAAVADDIDISQYPDLSIGIAPNANLEWMAKIQHEVKNRGVALEEAKTGLLKRLHDYVHHITPQFMRTHINFQLIPLVDTSDPFGAEVLPTPDECYLVIRFSPKFLPDFPPLLSDIPGAFMSRRNTLVVPSSKMLMAIELVLMPIIHDLIDTSRQLRGITDVPEDRGAGVLGLVE; translated from the coding sequence ATGTCAGCAAAACACCCTATTGTTGCGATTACCGGTGCGATGGAATCCGGTTCTGTGTCTGTTATTCAAGCGTTAGAACGGATTTTTTACCGTGAACGGGTCAAGGCGGTTTATATCGATGGCAGCGCATTTCGCCGTTATGACCGCGTTGCCATGCGAGAGGAAGTGTGTAAAGCGAAGGAGGCAGGGCGAGTGTTAGGGCATTTCGGCCCCGAAGGTAATCATCTGGAAAAGCTGGAAAGTTTATTTTTCGAGTATGCTGCGGTGGGTAAAGGTTCATACCGTCACTATTTGCACACACCGGGGCAAGCGGCTAAGTACGGACAAGACGTTGGTACGTTTACGCCTTGGGAACCGATGGATCCTGACAGTGATTTGTTATTGTATCGTGGGTTACACGGTGCAGCGGTAGCAGATGACATTGACATTTCCCAATACCCTGATTTGTCGATTGGTATTGCACCGAATGCAAATTTGGAATGGATGGCTAAAATTCAGCATGAAGTTAAGAACCGGGGAGTGGCGTTGGAAGAAGCTAAAACGGGGTTGCTGAAGCGTTTGCATGATTATGTGCATCACATCACCCCGCAATTCATGCGTACCCACATCAATTTCCAATTGATTCCATTGGTGGATACCTCTGACCCCTTTGGCGCAGAGGTGTTGCCGACCCCTGATGAATGCTATTTGGTGATCCGTTTCTCCCCTAAGTTTTTACCGGATTTCCCGCCATTATTGTCTGATATTCCGGGTGCTTTTATGTCACGGCGTAACACCTTGGTTGTACCGAGCAGCAAGATGTTAATGGCGATTGAATTGGTGTTAATGCCGATTATTCATGACCTGATCGACACCAGTCGCCAGTTGCGTGGCATTACGGATGTGCCGGAAGATCGTGGTGCAGGTGTGTTGGGTTTGGTGGAATAA
- a CDS encoding Crp/Fnr family transcriptional regulator: protein MSNIKGRGHCQSCQIRHLSIFAQLPMNRLIEIQAFQPSVVTYAADETIYHQGDNSLNAFTLRKGLVKLIKTLPNGRTQIVRVLRTGDLFGFDGFAGEAYNHTAIPLNEIEVCRLPLMDLAELKKQNPEIENTMMKRWIQHLREAEDMMLELGAKKAAERLASFLIRWCENSKGGWVALSLSRAEIGELLGLTIETVSRFLSDWKRQGFLNEQRGSIQLENVEGLRKAACSNGSC, encoded by the coding sequence ATGTCAAACATCAAAGGCAGGGGACACTGCCAATCGTGCCAGATTCGGCATTTGAGTATTTTTGCTCAGTTGCCAATGAATCGGTTGATTGAAATACAGGCGTTTCAACCGTCTGTTGTCACCTATGCTGCCGATGAAACGATTTATCATCAGGGTGATAACTCCCTGAATGCTTTTACGTTGCGTAAAGGCTTGGTAAAACTGATTAAAACACTACCCAATGGGCGTACTCAGATTGTGCGTGTTTTGCGTACCGGTGATTTATTTGGTTTCGACGGTTTTGCTGGGGAGGCTTATAATCACACAGCTATCCCTCTCAATGAGATCGAAGTTTGCCGCTTGCCCTTAATGGATTTAGCCGAATTAAAAAAACAAAATCCTGAAATTGAAAACACCATGATGAAACGTTGGATTCAGCACCTACGTGAAGCTGAAGACATGATGTTGGAGTTAGGTGCGAAAAAAGCAGCCGAACGCTTGGCTTCCTTCTTGATTCGTTGGTGTGAAAACAGCAAGGGTGGTTGGGTGGCATTGTCACTGTCGCGTGCAGAAATCGGGGAGCTATTGGGATTGACGATTGAAACCGTCAGCCGCTTTCTGTCTGACTGGAAACGGCAGGGCTTTCTGAATGAACAACGCGGTAGCATCCAGCTAGAAAATGTCGAAGGCTTGCGTAAAGCGGCTTGTTCCAACGGGAGTTGCTAA
- a CDS encoding arginyltransferase, producing MNRMSAEASLNLYITAVHPCPYLPERQAMNLLVDPCYKMTTELYGRLLDSGFRRSGGDVYRPHCRHCSACVSTRIPVNDFKPSRSQRRNLKRNQDLQVVMNRGGFKREYEALYRRYIEQRHSGGGMDTDSSDTFAGFLLARWCNTLLVEFWGQERLLAVAAVDELKNGLSSVYTFFDPQEGEVRGLGTFAVLWQIEWARQRGLPFVYPGYWIAESQKMRYKIHFQPIEGLLNGGWSRVV from the coding sequence ATGAATAGGATGTCAGCAGAAGCCAGTCTGAATCTGTATATCACTGCTGTACACCCTTGCCCTTATCTACCGGAACGTCAGGCCATGAATCTGCTGGTTGACCCCTGCTATAAAATGACCACTGAATTGTACGGACGTTTATTGGATAGTGGTTTCCGGCGTAGTGGTGGTGATGTTTATCGGCCCCATTGTCGGCATTGCAGTGCCTGTGTTTCTACACGTATTCCGGTGAATGATTTCAAACCCAGCCGTTCTCAGCGTCGTAATCTGAAGCGTAACCAAGATTTACAGGTCGTGATGAATCGTGGCGGTTTTAAGCGAGAATACGAGGCATTATATCGGCGTTACATTGAGCAGCGTCATAGTGGCGGGGGTATGGATACGGACAGCAGTGATACCTTTGCGGGGTTTTTGTTGGCACGTTGGTGCAATACGCTGTTAGTCGAGTTTTGGGGGCAAGAGCGCTTATTAGCCGTCGCGGCGGTTGATGAGTTGAAAAATGGCTTGTCTTCCGTGTATACCTTTTTTGACCCGCAAGAAGGTGAAGTGCGAGGTTTAGGTACGTTCGCCGTGTTATGGCAAATTGAATGGGCACGTCAACGCGGTTTGCCGTTTGTATATCCCGGTTATTGGATCGCTGAATCACAAAAGATGCGTTATAAAATTCATTTTCAGCCGATAGAAGGACTGCTCAATGGCGGTTGGTCTAGAGTTGTTTAA
- a CDS encoding DEAD/DEAH box helicase, translating into MHLKTKHLDLLADNNLPQSVLFNVFDTVTLERGIEYYDSGKVSSFRAEKSGNGNVSITAKVQGSGQAPYVTVVNYNEHSPRWITGVCTCAVTMACKHAVAALFEYLEHARKQKVREPQRKTVPAFMAATMPTAKNTTRSPVDLWLQALSNVHKPVESSLFEGETELSNAHLLYFLDTDTYDHPTLSLYKANLLKKGGYGKPAHVQLEALLTPYRARNFSYEPHDLMIAQLLAMPGMRFLHHWNKGNLSGKTGEQALLEVLKTGRAFWATVDTWQREAQPLHLGSPRHLQFTWQQNDQHEFTVDMHTTPPIAQHFWLNAKLWYIDTATLTCGLLQHPDLNPQQVEKFLNAPPIPAAQVDSVSERLLDVLPDADIPAPSPNVNHPIEDQYAPPIPDLYLRSTTLPETGLNTHIASLRFNYAGKLLQPQQHKPSTLLKEGKQRYRIHRDLSAEQQALDTLADYGFESASNRFADLHRLELLMHPDTPALTALRWNDFLDHGVDALRQDGWNVTLDANFDLHFDIVGDLDAAWEASANGNDWFEISLGFEVEGQRINLLPILVDMLGQMESPQALRELLERQPYVFVPLSGNRWAKLESQRLAGILETLVELYDHQPLNADGNLEFSKYQGTSLGALLNAPGMKWKGAEELLLLTQKLRDFQGIQTVELPDSLQADLRHYQHEGLNWLQFLREYQFNGILADDMGLGKTLQTLTHVLLEKQAGRLEQPALVIAPTSLMGNWRREAARFTPDLRVQVIHGNDRHKHFEHLNHYDLILTTYPLIVRDEEQYLRHTFHYLILDEAQAIKNAASRTTQVIYTLKAHHRLCLTGTPLENHLGELWSMYHFLMPGFLGTHDKFTRLFRTPIEKQGDVGRQQQLRHRVLPFMLRRTKELVASELPLKTEIIRSVALDGKQRDLYETVRLAMDTKLQEEISKNGFARSHIMILDALLKLRQVCCDPRLVKLDKAKKVEQSAKLELLMTLLPEMLEEGRKVLLFSQFTSMLALIEQELFTANITYTKLTGQTKNRDEAIAHFQEGDAQVFLISLKAGGTGLNLTAADTVIHYDPWWNPAVEQQATDRAYRIGQDKPVFVYKLITEDTVEEKILKLQEKKQMLANGLYSETGAQEGVRFSSEDLMDLLKPLEQ; encoded by the coding sequence ATGCACTTAAAAACCAAACATCTCGACCTGCTTGCTGACAATAATCTTCCCCAATCAGTCTTATTTAATGTCTTCGACACCGTGACCCTAGAACGCGGCATCGAGTATTACGATAGCGGTAAAGTCAGCAGTTTCCGGGCCGAAAAAAGTGGTAACGGCAATGTGTCGATCACTGCAAAGGTTCAAGGTAGCGGTCAAGCACCCTATGTTACTGTCGTTAATTACAACGAACACTCCCCGCGCTGGATTACCGGTGTCTGCACCTGTGCCGTTACCATGGCGTGCAAACATGCCGTGGCTGCTTTGTTTGAATACCTCGAACATGCCCGTAAGCAAAAGGTCAGAGAACCCCAGCGTAAAACCGTGCCTGCTTTTATGGCAGCCACCATGCCGACAGCTAAAAATACAACCCGTTCCCCTGTCGATTTGTGGTTACAGGCACTCAGCAATGTCCACAAGCCTGTGGAATCCTCATTGTTTGAAGGTGAAACAGAATTATCCAACGCCCACTTGCTGTATTTTCTGGATACGGATACCTACGATCACCCCACACTGAGCCTATACAAAGCCAATCTGTTGAAAAAAGGCGGGTATGGCAAACCCGCCCATGTCCAGCTTGAAGCCCTACTCACCCCGTACCGGGCGCGTAATTTCAGTTACGAACCCCATGACCTAATGATTGCCCAATTACTTGCCATGCCCGGAATGCGCTTTTTACATCACTGGAATAAAGGCAATCTCAGCGGCAAAACCGGTGAACAGGCACTTTTAGAAGTCCTCAAAACCGGACGAGCATTTTGGGCTACCGTAGACACCTGGCAACGCGAGGCACAACCGCTGCATCTTGGCAGCCCACGACACTTACAATTCACCTGGCAACAGAATGACCAGCACGAATTCACCGTCGACATGCACACCACTCCCCCTATTGCCCAGCATTTCTGGCTCAATGCTAAACTGTGGTACATCGACACTGCCACACTCACCTGCGGTTTGCTGCAACACCCTGACCTTAACCCACAGCAGGTAGAGAAATTCCTCAATGCACCGCCTATCCCTGCTGCACAAGTCGATAGTGTCAGCGAGCGCCTGCTGGATGTGTTACCGGATGCTGACATTCCCGCCCCTTCCCCCAACGTTAACCACCCCATCGAAGACCAATACGCCCCCCCTATTCCCGACCTTTACCTACGCAGTACCACGTTGCCCGAAACCGGTCTGAACACGCATATTGCCAGCTTGCGCTTCAACTACGCGGGCAAACTGTTGCAACCCCAACAGCACAAACCCAGCACCTTGCTCAAAGAAGGCAAGCAACGCTACCGCATCCACCGCGACTTATCCGCCGAACAACAAGCCTTGGATACCTTAGCCGATTATGGCTTTGAAAGTGCCAGCAACCGCTTTGCAGATTTACACCGTCTCGAACTCTTGATGCACCCCGACACCCCGGCACTGACCGCATTACGCTGGAATGACTTTCTGGATCACGGTGTCGACGCACTGCGCCAAGATGGCTGGAATGTGACGCTGGACGCCAACTTTGACCTGCATTTCGACATCGTGGGGGATTTGGATGCAGCATGGGAAGCAAGTGCCAACGGCAATGACTGGTTTGAAATCAGCCTAGGCTTTGAGGTAGAAGGCCAACGTATCAACCTGTTACCGATTTTGGTCGACATGCTGGGGCAAATGGAAAGCCCGCAAGCCTTACGTGAGCTATTGGAACGCCAGCCTTACGTATTCGTGCCACTGTCCGGCAATCGCTGGGCAAAACTCGAATCACAACGCCTCGCGGGGATTCTGGAAACACTGGTCGAACTGTACGACCACCAGCCCCTCAATGCGGATGGCAACCTAGAGTTCAGCAAATACCAAGGCACCAGCCTTGGCGCATTGCTCAATGCGCCCGGCATGAAATGGAAAGGCGCGGAAGAACTGCTACTATTAACCCAAAAACTACGCGATTTCCAAGGTATCCAAACGGTGGAATTGCCCGACAGTTTGCAGGCAGACTTACGCCACTATCAACACGAAGGCTTAAACTGGTTGCAGTTTCTGCGCGAATACCAGTTTAACGGCATTCTCGCGGACGATATGGGCTTAGGCAAAACCTTGCAAACCCTCACGCATGTACTGCTGGAAAAGCAAGCGGGACGCTTGGAGCAACCGGCACTCGTCATTGCCCCCACCAGCTTGATGGGTAACTGGCGGCGTGAAGCAGCGCGTTTCACCCCGGATTTACGGGTACAAGTGATTCACGGCAATGATCGCCATAAACATTTCGAGCATCTCAACCACTATGACCTCATCCTCACCACTTACCCCTTGATTGTGCGCGATGAAGAGCAATACCTGCGCCACACCTTCCACTACCTGATTTTGGATGAGGCGCAAGCCATTAAGAATGCTGCATCCCGCACCACCCAAGTGATTTACACACTCAAAGCACACCACCGTCTGTGCCTGACAGGCACACCGCTGGAGAATCACCTTGGGGAACTGTGGTCGATGTACCATTTCCTGATGCCCGGTTTTTTAGGCACGCACGACAAATTCACCCGCCTGTTCCGCACCCCAATTGAAAAACAGGGGGATGTCGGCAGGCAACAGCAATTGCGCCACCGCGTGCTGCCTTTCATGCTACGCCGTACCAAAGAACTGGTTGCCAGCGAATTACCCCTTAAAACCGAGATCATTCGTAGCGTTGCCTTAGACGGCAAACAACGCGACCTCTATGAAACTGTGCGCTTGGCGATGGATACCAAATTACAGGAGGAAATCAGTAAAAATGGTTTTGCCCGCAGCCATATCATGATCCTTGATGCTTTACTGAAACTGCGCCAAGTGTGTTGCGACCCGCGCTTGGTCAAACTCGATAAAGCAAAAAAAGTTGAACAATCTGCCAAGCTTGAGTTGTTAATGACACTCTTGCCGGAAATGTTAGAAGAAGGCCGCAAAGTACTGCTGTTCTCACAATTCACCTCAATGTTGGCGTTGATCGAACAAGAGTTGTTCACTGCCAACATCACCTACACCAAATTGACCGGGCAAACCAAAAACCGTGATGAAGCCATTGCGCACTTTCAAGAAGGTGACGCGCAAGTTTTCCTGATTAGCCTCAAAGCAGGCGGCACGGGGTTGAACCTCACCGCTGCCGATACCGTGATTCACTACGACCCTTGGTGGAATCCAGCCGTCGAACAACAAGCCACGGATCGCGCTTACCGTATCGGGCAAGACAAACCCGTCTTCGTCTACAAACTCATCACCGAAGACACGGTAGAGGAAAAAATCCTGAAGTTGCAGGAAAAAAAGCAGATGCTCGCCAATGGCTTGTATTCAGAAACTGGCGCACAAGAAGGGGTGCGCTTCAGCTCCGAGGATTTGATGGATTTATTGAAGCCCTTGGAGCAGTGA